A region from the Bacteroidota bacterium genome encodes:
- a CDS encoding T9SS type A sorting domain-containing protein has translation MKKATTILVLMALFAANSLSAQLRFAGRVHAVSREYHHYPDQWAAYQMLGMPDVYPTYDDAGGAWTPSSYGDQRDWVELDFDNAGPVDSILIWETYTPGYIDTVYVQNAGNGNWLPVYTHFPSAAPQVSRILRIGFQMTNFNVSRVRIAIANDLAGGYPEIDAVALHPASNPNLVLSNAIGTAVNLDGVDDEYHTNTPIENAFTSAFTMMAWVKPMGTANNVLYGQYGGAIVSDSYHSIFTVTVANTGGGDSLYLQTLGSVSGVVSMPYSSGNWMHIAMVQTADSLIGYQNGLRVGAVNSVPPTMAYYSFSLGKNDDSGEYFEGQVDELKSFNRALSAVEVANQQNLVGNAAITTGLTGYWQFNEGSGTGHYNAYNHITDSLLYGASYVQAGFVVAVDPLLAPKFELFPNPTTGLLQLRGDLHQVTAVQMLDLAGRVLTVPQSKGGGSEITLDLTSLPAGMYLARVQGRQFTYTEKVILK, from the coding sequence ATGAAAAAAGCAACTACAATTCTGGTTTTGATGGCCCTGTTTGCGGCAAATTCCTTGTCAGCGCAACTCCGATTTGCAGGCCGAGTACACGCGGTAAGCCGCGAATACCACCACTATCCTGATCAATGGGCAGCCTACCAAATGCTGGGAATGCCTGATGTTTATCCAACATACGACGATGCCGGCGGGGCATGGACACCTTCGAGCTACGGCGATCAGCGCGATTGGGTGGAGTTGGATTTTGACAATGCCGGCCCTGTCGACAGCATTCTGATTTGGGAAACCTATACACCGGGCTATATTGATACGGTTTATGTCCAAAATGCGGGGAATGGGAATTGGCTTCCAGTTTACACGCATTTTCCGAGTGCAGCCCCGCAGGTATCGCGCATTCTTCGAATCGGATTTCAAATGACCAATTTTAATGTGAGCCGCGTTCGCATTGCGATTGCCAATGATTTGGCTGGCGGTTATCCCGAGATCGATGCGGTTGCCTTGCATCCTGCCTCCAACCCCAACTTAGTTTTGAGCAACGCTATTGGAACCGCGGTAAACTTGGATGGTGTGGACGACGAGTATCATACCAACACGCCGATTGAGAATGCTTTTACTTCTGCCTTCACGATGATGGCTTGGGTGAAGCCAATGGGCACTGCAAACAATGTCCTTTATGGACAATATGGCGGCGCGATTGTAAGTGATTCTTATCATTCCATTTTCACGGTCACCGTCGCCAACACAGGTGGTGGAGACAGCCTCTATCTGCAAACTTTGGGTTCTGTCAGTGGCGTGGTTTCCATGCCCTATTCGTCCGGAAACTGGATGCATATCGCCATGGTGCAAACGGCCGACTCCTTGATTGGATACCAAAATGGGCTGCGGGTCGGCGCCGTCAATTCGGTCCCACCAACAATGGCCTATTATTCCTTCAGCTTGGGCAAAAACGATGACAGCGGAGAATATTTTGAGGGGCAAGTAGACGAATTGAAATCCTTTAACCGTGCATTGAGCGCGGTAGAGGTCGCAAACCAGCAAAATTTGGTCGGTAACGCTGCGATCACGACTGGCCTCACGGGCTACTGGCAATTTAATGAAGGCAGTGGTACAGGTCATTACAATGCCTACAACCACATTACGGATTCCCTGTTGTATGGGGCCTCTTATGTTCAAGCAGGATTTGTGGTAGCGGTTGATCCGTTGCTTGCGCCCAAGTTTGAACTATTCCCCAATCCAACCACTGGATTGCTCCAACTTCGTGGAGATTTGCACCAAGTAACGGCGGTTCAAATGCTTGATCTTGCTGGAAGAGTGTTGACAGTTCCGCAATCCAAAGGCGGCGGCTCTGAGATCACATTGGATCTTACCAGCCTTCCCGCGGGCATGTACTTGGCTCGTGTGCAAGGCAGACAATTTACCTACACCGAGAAAGTGATCTTGAAATAA
- a CDS encoding DUF3494 domain-containing protein: MIPTPNATNFAPLENAFVAPHKIQMMKNMKYVFLFLIAGSLSMLGCKKDQIIPVQTVGQTTIALGSNSNLAVLAGTAVTSTGATVITGDLGLSPGSSVGGFPPGILNGVLHINDIVATQAKLDLTAAYNDAAGRTSTQIVTLSGNLGGLTLTPGLYKSTSSLAISSGDLTFDAQGDADAVFIIQIASSLTTTSGRKVILAGSAQASNIFWQVGSSATFGTTSVFKGTVMAMQSISFNTGATLDGRALARSGTITLAGNTIVAN, encoded by the coding sequence ATGATTCCGACTCCGAATGCCACCAATTTTGCACCGCTGGAGAATGCATTCGTTGCTCCACACAAAATTCAGATGATGAAAAACATGAAATACGTATTCCTCTTCCTCATTGCAGGCTCGCTTTCGATGTTGGGCTGCAAAAAGGATCAGATCATTCCCGTGCAAACCGTGGGACAGACAACCATCGCTTTGGGTAGCAATTCAAATTTGGCGGTCCTTGCCGGAACTGCCGTCACAAGCACGGGCGCAACGGTGATCACCGGTGATTTGGGACTCAGTCCCGGCTCGTCCGTCGGCGGATTTCCTCCGGGAATCCTGAACGGTGTGCTGCACATCAACGACATCGTCGCGACACAGGCAAAATTGGATTTGACCGCAGCTTACAATGATGCTGCGGGCCGCACAAGTACCCAAATCGTGACCCTGTCAGGTAATCTCGGCGGATTGACCCTTACACCTGGCCTTTACAAATCCACATCTTCCCTCGCCATTTCATCCGGCGACTTGACGTTTGACGCGCAAGGTGATGCCGATGCGGTGTTCATCATCCAAATTGCATCTTCGCTCACGACCACGTCAGGCAGGAAGGTGATCCTTGCGGGTTCTGCCCAAGCCTCCAATATCTTCTGGCAGGTTGGCAGTTCGGCAACATTTGGCACCACATCCGTCTTCAAAGGAACCGTGATGGCCATGCAATCCATCAGTTTCAATACAGGAGCAACCTTGGACGGCCGCGCGCTTGCCAGAAGTGGTACGATTACCTTGGCCGGTAATACGATTGTGGCGAACTGA